Proteins encoded together in one Acanthochromis polyacanthus isolate Apoly-LR-REF ecotype Palm Island chromosome 12, KAUST_Apoly_ChrSc, whole genome shotgun sequence window:
- the LOC110950670 gene encoding endothelin-2 translates to MQSSILQISTMTTQSSILLLVTIWASMQDGLGLPVMKQLEVESTDGVPAHKVRTKRCAAAPCWTPECHYFWHLDIIWVNTPSKTTVYGLGSALSRRRRSTSRCACANPDDQTCTTFCHLSF, encoded by the exons ATGCAGAGCTCCATCCTGCAGATATCAACCATGACTACTCAAAGCAGCATTCTTCTCCTCGTCACAATTTGGGCTTCAATGCAGGACG GTTTGGGTCTTCCGGTGATGAAACAGCTGGAAGTGGAGTCCACTGACGGTGTCCCAGCACACAAAGTGAGGACCAAACGCTGTGCTGCAGCACCTTGCTGGACACCCGAGTGCCACTACTTCTGGCACCTGGATATCATCTGGGTCAATACACCCAG CAAGACAACAGTTTACGGCCTTGGCAGCGCTTTGTCTCGACGCAGAAGGTCCACCAGCCGCTGCGCCTGTGCCAACCCCGACGATCAAACCTGCACCACCTTCTGCCATCTCAG CTTCTGA